The following nucleotide sequence is from Methylotenera sp. G11.
CAGGATAACTGCACCTGCTCCATCGCCCCATAGAATGCAGTTGCTGCGATCGGTCCAGTCAGTAATGCGAGACATGGTTTCTGCTCCGATCACTAAAGCGGTTTTAGCTGCCCCGGTCTTAATCATGCTGTCAGCAACACTTAATGCGTATACAAAGCCGCTGCATACGGCCTGTACATCAAAAGCCGGGGAGTTATTCCTGATGCCGAGCTGGTTCTGTATCAGGCATGCAGTGCTGGGGAAAATCCGGTCTGGGGTCGTTGTTGCAACGACCAGTAAGTCGATATCCTGAATATCGATACCGGCAGCTTCAATCGCCATTTTAGCAGCTGCAATGCCCAGGTCGCTGGTGCATTCATTACTCGCGGCAATGTGACGCTCACGAATGCCCGTTCGTGCAAATATCCATTCATCGGTAGTGTCCACCATGCGTTCCAGTTCGGCATTGGTAAGGATTTTAGCTGGTAGGTAGCTGCCTGTGCCGGCAATTCTGGAGAATATCATTGTGTATCCTGTGAAGTTTGTACAACGGGCGTTGTACTGATGTGTTCAATTTCGAGCTGTTCGCTGATGCGGCGCAACACGCCGCTGCGTGCTTCTTCAATGGCAACATGAATCGCAGAAATGTATGCTAGCTGATCTGCCCCGCCATGGCTTTTGACGACAATGCCGCGCAGCCCCAGAAAACTGGCGCCATTGTAAAGGCGCGGATCCAGGCGCTTCTTGAAAGATTTCAGTACCGGCATTGCGCACAAGGCCATCATTTTTGTGAGCCAGTTGCGTTTAAACTCCTGCGTCAGGAACTTGCCCATCATGTGGGCAAGGCCTTCGGTTGTCTTTAGTGAAACATTGCCTACAAAACCGTCGCACACCACCAGATCGGTAGTGCCTTTGAAAATGTCATCGCCCTCAACATTGCCGTAAAAGTTGAGATGGCTGGTTTTCAATAGTTCGCCGGCCTGTTTTACAACTTCATTGCCTTTGATATCTTCTGAGCCGATATTAAGCAGGCCTACAGATGGTCGCTCTTTATGTTCGACGCAGCTCACCAGCATCGCACCCATGATTGCGAATTGGTAAAGATGCTCAGGCGTACAGTCTGCGTTGGCACCCAGGTCCATCATGTAAGTATTGCCCTTCTCGCTCGGCAATACCGAAGCAATCGCCGGGCGATCAATCCCAGGCAGGGTTTTTAATACGAATCGAGCGGTAGCCATGAGCGCACCAGTGTTGCCCGCACTGACGCAGGCGTTGGCTTCACCGTTTTTAACCAGATTAATGGCCACGCGCATGGAAGAATCTTTTTTGTTTTTAAGAGCGCTTTGCGGGGATTCATCCATGGTGACAACTTCACTTGCATGGTGAATGCGCAGGCGCGGACTGGTGGATGCTTTCCGATTTTTCAGTTCGGCTTCTATAGCGTCCTGCAAACCAACCAATACGATGTTGAGTTGATTGTCAGCTTCCAGTGCTTTGAGTGCAGCTGGCACGGTAACATGCGGACCATGATCCCCGCCCATTGCATCAATTGCGATTGTAATATCCATGTAGCTCTATACTCACTGAATGGTAAGGTTTAGTCAAATTACTATAGGGTATTTCTATAAACATCTGGACGCATAAGCACCTAGACGCATTGCTGCGTTGCATGTTTGTTGTGTATGAATCATGCGCTTTCCCTACCAATCTTGTTGCCTTAGCAATTTTAGATTGCAGGTGGCGATTGTTATGGGGTGGCGAATACTCAACGAACGCGTTTTATACTGAGGCGCATCCCGAGCCATGCATTTACTGA
It contains:
- a CDS encoding beta-ketoacyl-ACP synthase III, which gives rise to MIFSRIAGTGSYLPAKILTNAELERMVDTTDEWIFARTGIRERHIAASNECTSDLGIAAAKMAIEAAGIDIQDIDLLVVATTTPDRIFPSTACLIQNQLGIRNNSPAFDVQAVCSGFVYALSVADSMIKTGAAKTALVIGAETMSRITDWTDRSNCILWGDGAGAVILQASDEAGIITTHLHANGSYEKLLTVPAGVSKQDGDKTIKMEGNAVFKMAVNTLDQIVDETLLANGMQKSDVDWLVPHQANIRILQATAKKLDMDLDKVVVTVDKHGNTSAASIPLALDTAVRDGRIKRGDTILMEAFGGGFTWGSALIKY
- the plsX gene encoding phosphate acyltransferase PlsX gives rise to the protein MDITIAIDAMGGDHGPHVTVPAALKALEADNQLNIVLVGLQDAIEAELKNRKASTSPRLRIHHASEVVTMDESPQSALKNKKDSSMRVAINLVKNGEANACVSAGNTGALMATARFVLKTLPGIDRPAIASVLPSEKGNTYMMDLGANADCTPEHLYQFAIMGAMLVSCVEHKERPSVGLLNIGSEDIKGNEVVKQAGELLKTSHLNFYGNVEGDDIFKGTTDLVVCDGFVGNVSLKTTEGLAHMMGKFLTQEFKRNWLTKMMALCAMPVLKSFKKRLDPRLYNGASFLGLRGIVVKSHGGADQLAYISAIHVAIEEARSGVLRRISEQLEIEHISTTPVVQTSQDTQ